A single window of Vitis riparia cultivar Riparia Gloire de Montpellier isolate 1030 unplaced genomic scaffold, EGFV_Vit.rip_1.0 scaffold722_pilon_pilon, whole genome shotgun sequence DNA harbors:
- the LOC117910357 gene encoding pistil-specific extensin-like protein, translating into MACTRGAKSSSLSSSKRLPREAPIQSPTFEPPRPKAASPPAKPTPKNPPARRYLTRSGGRPLQKRARVESSEPIDLTEQSPVPSPEPSPAPSSAPSSEPPAKPQEHQPPRSESQIPSGIAPEVLIKRPMLTQRPIEGNLDCRA; encoded by the coding sequence ATGGCATGCACTAGAGGAGCTAAATCATCCTCTCTTTCCAGCAGCAAACGACTCCCACGAGAGGCTCCTATTCAAAGCCCCACCTTTGAACCTCCGCGGCCAAAAGCTGCTTCACCTCCGGCGAAGCCCACGCCAAAGAACCCTCCGGCGAGGCGTTATCTCACTAGGTCAGGGGGTCGTCCCCTGCAAAAGAGAGCCAGGGTCGAAAGCTCAGAGCCCATCGACTTAACAGAGCAGTCCCCGGTTCCCTCACCAGAGCCCTCTCCAGCACCATCTTCGGCGCCGTCATCAGAGCCTCCGGCGAAGCCTCAGGAGCACCAGCCGCCACGTTCAGAATCCCAAATTCCATCTGGGATAGCTCCTGAAGTGCTCATCAAGCGTCCGATGCTGACCCAACGCCCAATTGAAGGGAATTTGGACTGCCGAGCTTGA